The DNA window GCCCGGCCCAGTTACACGGTGAATGCTTCGGCCGCAGCGGGGGGCTCAATCAATCCGTCGGGCGCAGTCAGCGTGGCGCAGGGCGGCTCGCAGCAATTTTTCATCACACCCAATCCCGGTTGTTTGTATTCCCTGGCCGCGGACGGCAAGCCCATGGGGTCGCGCGACAGCTTCATCTTTTCCGATGTCACCTCCGACCATTCCATTGCCGCTTCGTTCTATTGCACGATCAATGCATCGGCAGGCTTCGGCGGATCCATCAGTGCTCCGGGCGTCACGACCGTTGGCTATGGCAGCAACATGACCTATACCATCACCCCGGCGTCAAACTACTCGATTCTTAAGGTCACGGTGGACGGGACCAATGTCGGGGCGGTGGCGAGCTACACCTTCACGAACGTCACGACCGCTCACACCATCTCCGCCTCCTTCACCGGCGGCAGCGGCGGTGGCAGTGTTCCGCAGACGAACCATTTGCTTTTTTCCTGTCTGGCCGATGCCATGCTGACCAACAGCGCCGGCACCATCACGAGTTGGCCGACGTATGTCCCGGCTGCCGCGCCGCTCTCGCCCATGGGAAATCCTTCGCCAAAATTGACGAGGATTGATGGCCGTCCGTTCGCCCGGAACGACTACGGTTCCGCTCCTGCCGGTTTCAACCAGGGGGCGTATTCGTCGCCGCTCCCTTGCTCCGGTGCCAGCATCGTGGTGGTGGCCAAGCCGACCCGCAATGGCATCGCCGGCGGCTGGGGTTCTGTTGTGGATGCGTTCTACAACCAGCTCTCCCTTGGCATTCTGAACGACAGCGGCAAGGTGTTTGTGTTGCTTAACGGCGCTGGGAACACCAGTTCGACCGCCATCCCCGACGGTCAGACCACCATCCTGAGCATGGTGGTGCAACCAAGCGGGCAGTATAACGTGTGGGCCAATGGATCGCTCGTTCTCACAAGCAGCGCCAGCAATCCTCTGACCTCGCTGGTCAATGGGGTGGCCGGTCCATTCGCCAACAACATCACCCTCGGCAACAATTATCCGGATGGCTGGTCCACCTTCAACGGCTGCATTGGGGACGTCTTTTTCTACACGAATGCGTTGTCCAGCACCGACCGGGCGTCGCTGGAACAGTATTTGGCGACCCGGCTGACCAGTGGCTCCGGCACGAACTATACGATTACAGCTTCAGCCGGAGCTGGTGGCGCGATCAGCCCGGCTGGCAGCGTGCTGGTTTCATCTGGCTCGAACCAAAGTTTCACGATCGCCACCGACACCAACCATGTCGTCAGCGATGTGCTGGTGGACGGAATTTCCGTGGGCGCCGTCTCCAGTTACACCTTCACCAATGTGATTGCCAACCACACCATCGCGGCGACGTTTGCTTACAATGGCTACACGATCACCGCCACGGCCGGATCAGGGGGCGGCATTTCGCCCAGCGGCGCAGTGCCGGTTCCATCGGGCGCCAACCAGAGCTTCACCATAACGCCACTGCCCGGCGGGTCGGTCAGCAATGTCCTGGTGGATGGCGAGTCGCAGGGCGCCATCACGCATTACACCTTCACCAACGTGCTGGCCGATCACACCATCTCGGCCACGTTTTCCTACACGAGCTACACCATTAGCGCCACGGCGGGAACGGGTGGCAGCATCACGCCGACGGGTGCGGTCTCGGTGGGCTCCGGCACCAGTCAGACCTTCACGATCGCGGCCGATGCGGGGTATGCCATTGCTGATGTCGTCGTGGACAGTATTTCACGGGGGGCCATTTCGGAATTCACCTTTACCAACGTGACGGCCAACCATTCCATCTCGGCGACGTTCAATGCACTGCCGAACCAAGGTGGGATCATCAGTGTGAACTACTGCCAGCAAAATGATATTCTTTCGGCCGCGGCGGTGGCGGGCGTGGTTCCAACCAATCACTGGAACAGCATCATCTTCGACAACAACTTCGGCGGGACGAGCTGCTCGAATCCGACCAACGTGTTTTTCGATTGCAGCGGTGCAAGCATCGGGAACTTCGCGGTGAAGCTCTCCGTGAACGGCTTCAACGCTTGGAATACCGGCAGCGGGTCAACGCCGGATGTGGTGCTGATCTCGGATTGGGCCATGAGCGGCGGCGGGACGATCACGCTCACCAACATTCCCTACGCGAACTATGATCTGTATTTCTACCTCTCTTCGTTCGCTGAATATCCCAGCGGCACTGTCACTTACAACATAACCACCGGGCCGGACACCGGGCGGAGCCTGAGCCTCCAGCAAGTTTACGATCAAACCAAGCCGCAGAATTTCGCCAGCTTCGGCTGGGTGGAGGGTTACAATTGGGGCAAGTTCAGCGCCCTGACCGCGAGCAGCCAGACCATCGTCGGCACGGATGGCATATCTGCCTTTCAAATTGTGCAGAATGTTTTGCCCGCGCCGACGCTGTCGATCAAGCCCACCGGTTCAGGAGGCATCGAGATCACCTGGCCGGACAGCTACTCGGGAACCCTCTTGACATCGCCAGTGCTGGGCGTCGGGGCGGTCTGGACCCCGGTGGCGGGCGACCCGGTTCACGAGGGGAGTGTTTACAAAGTCACCGTTACACCCACGGAAAACAACGCCTTTTATGGGTTGGGACAGTAATGGGCGCGATGAGCCTTGGCGGTGTCATCGGGCATCCGCGGCTGACGCGGAGGGCGTCGTGCCGCCCCTGCCGCCACACTTTAGGTTCTGAACTTTGACAAACCTGTCAGCCTGGCCCGGCCGGGCGCGTTAAATCTGCATCGGTATTTGTCAGGGATGCGGTTGTTTGTGGGGACGTGGGCTGGTAGTTTTCCTTGTCCATGAACACCTGTGCCGCAGTCGCCTATGCTGTTAGCTAATTTTCATCGCAAGGTCGGTTTCCTCTCCCGCCCAGTGCCATCGGAAGGGTTGGGTTCCAGGCGCTTCATTCGGGTGAAAACATCTTTCGCTTTCACCCTGATCGAATTGCTCGTCGTCATTGCCATCATTGCGATTCTCGCCGCCCTGTTGCTGCCCGCATTGAGTCGCGCCAAAGACAAGGCAAAGATCATCACTTGTTGCAGCAACATGCGCCAGGTGGGGCTGGCGTGCCGCCTCTATGCCGACGGCAATCGGGACAAGCTGCCTCCCTGCCATGGAGGATGGGCGTGGGACGCGGACTCCAAATCAATCGACCTGTTGTTGGCTGAGGGCTTCAGCCGGGACATTCTTTTTTGCCCGTCATTTGCCGAGTTCAACCAGTCCAACATCTGGAACTTCACCGCGAATTACCGGGTGCTCGGTTGTGTGCTGGCGCTGGACCAATGCGGCGCGCTTCATCCGACGAACTGGAATGCCTCCATGAATCCCTCGGCCATGCAGCGCTGGGTGAATGTTGACTACCGGATCGTTCCTTCCGAACGCGAACTGGCGGCGGACGCGACCGTTTCCCAAGGCGGCAATTTTACCAGCATTGTTTGTGACTGGTATTACGGTGGCACGAAAAAGAACGCGCGGTCGCCGCACCTGCAGGGCAACCTTCCGGCGGGTGGAAACATCGTGTTTTTGGACGGGCACGCCGCTTGGCGGAAGTTTCGCGACATGCAAAAGCGGACGTGGGGCGGTGCTGACTTCTGGTATTGAGCAGGGATGACACTTCCGCCGTAGATCCTGCGTCCCCCTGAACCAACAACCGAGCAATGACCCAGCGAATGATGAAAAGGATGTTTTTGTCCCGTTGCGCGGCGTGGTTGGTTGCCGGCCTGGCGCTGGTGCTGTCCCTGTCTACCTGGGCAAACACGATTCTGAACAACGGGGTCGTGGCCGCCGAGTTTGACGCCCGGGGACTGGTCAGCTTGGAGGATGCAGCGTTGGGGCGGACCTGGCATTTTACGAATGACAACTGTTCCGTGACCATTGACGGGGTGCCCATAAACACGTCCCTGATTGTGCCGGCCGTCAGCGCGGGTTCCAACAGCGTCACGTTTCTCTTTGTGGCGGGCAACTATCAGGTGCGGGTGATTTATGAGTTGCAGGCGGGCTGGCGCTTTGTCAGTCGTCAGATTCAGGTTGCGCCCGGCCTGCCGGGGACGTTTCGCGTGAATGCCGTCACGGCGATGTCCGCCAAAGTTCTGGACGCGGGGGCAACTGTTTACAAACCCAGCCACGCCACTGGCGCCGCTTTTTTGCGGTTTGCCTCGACGGGGCCTGACGATCCGGGCACCGGTCTCATGCTCGCCCTGCAAAACGATTTCCTGAATTGGTCCTTCAGTAGCGGCGCCTTCACGCTGTCCTATTCGCCCGACATGGACTGGAGCGACAGTTACGGTCCGTTCTGCGGTGACCGGGTCTGCCTTGGCCCCTATCAGATGATTGGCCGTCGATACCCGGCCGGTCAGGTCGCGGAGTGGCAGTGGCAGGCTACCGAGCCGGCGGCCAACGGGATGGACTGGTCGGAGATTGAGGCGTTTCAGAATTGCGTGCGCGCGTTCCTGCTGTTTCATCCGACCAAGGCAACGCGGGTGAACATCGGCTGGTGCGAAAACGACTACCAGATCGACACGGGAACCGCGGCCGGGCGGGCCGAGTATAAGCGCATCATGGACATGTGCGCGCAACTCGGCATCGACAACCTGCTTTATACTCCGGCCAACGACCCGGTGGCCCCGCTCAGTCAAAACACCGATGCGTGGGGCTGGGAGAACGTGCTGTGGTGGAACATGGGGCAGCAGATTCGCAAGGGCACCTGGCTCTGCGCCACCAGCACGTTGCCGTCGTCGGTGCAGGAGATGGTGGACTACGCGGGCAGCAAGGGACTCAAACTGCTGGCCTACGCTTATCCCAGCCTGGGCTTCAAGCAGATGCCGGAATGGACTGCGTGGTGCGGTGGCAACACGGGAGGTTACGTCGGGGTTGATACCGGCGTGCGGAGTTTTCAGGACTGGTTTGATCAGCAGCTGCTCGATTTCCACACGCACCAGGGCGCCAGCGGATATTCGTTCGACCACTGGTGGATCGCCTACGATTCGCAATCCGGTCAGCCGCCCGTTTCCAGCAAATACGCGCAGTGGAACGGGTGCCGGCGCATTCTGGAGAATCTGCGACGGGGCGCGCCGGACATCATCATTGATGGTCGCCAGCAGTATCAAAGCTTCGGGGTCTGGACCTGGCTGGCGGGCAATTATCCCCATCCTACCTCGACCGACGAGCAGCCGGAGAGCTTCAAGGCGTTCCCGGATTTGCACACCGACCGGGTTTCGGCCGACCGGCAGCGTTATACCGCGTGGTGGTATCGGATGGTGAATCTGGCGCCGCCCGAAATCACGCCTGGTTTTATCACCCACCAGACGCAGCGCTACACCAGCACCGGCGGCGCGCTCCGCACCGATTTCCGGACGCGGGACTGGGATGTTTTGGGTTGGAAGTTTTCGCTGTTTTCAACGATAGGCACCGCACCGTTCAATCTGGTCATGAACATGATTCCCGCCAAGGATCCGGACGAGTTCGCGGCGCTGTCGGCCACGGACAAGCAGTTCTGCAAGGACTGGTTCGACTGGGTGGACGCTCATCTTGAATACCTGCGCGCCATCCGGCCGATCTTGAGCCAGCCGATGATCGGGCGGGTGGACGGCACCGCGGCCATTCTCGACGACAACGGGTTTGTCTTTCTCTTCAACCCCAATTACCGGCAGTTGCCGGCCACGTTTGCCCTGGACCAGACGATTGGGCTCAAGCGCGGCGCGAAATTCATCCTCAAGGAATTGGAACCACAAGCCGGCCGGCTGATTGGCAAACCCAACGCCGGGGTCTGGAGTTACGGCGACGTGGTCAGTCTTCCCGTGAGCGGGACGACGGCCATGGTCTTGGAAATTGATCCGGCGCCCACGAATCTTCCGGTGACCCTGTTCAACGTGACCGGCGCGGCCACGCTCGATGGCGCAAATGTCGTGGTGCAAAACGCCGCCGCGGAAGTGGGCACCAGCCAGGAAGTGGCAGTGGCCGTTCCGGCCGGCGCGCAGGTGGACGCGCTGACGGTGAATGGACTGACGGTGCCGTTTTCCCGTGCGGGAGATGTGGTGACGGGTAGCGTCCAGTTTGGCGGCGTTCCGTTTGCCAAATGTCAGGCGGTTGGAACTTACAACCCGAGCTTCACGGGCGGCACCGTGACGGGAACCTGCGTGATTCCGGGCCGCGTCTTTGACCAGCTGGCGGCGCGGCGGGCGGCGTGGCCGGTGCCCTACACGGAGGATGATTTGCTGGCCACCTGGCTGGGATCCGACCGGCTCCTGTTGAACATTCACATCGCCAATCCGAGTTCAACCATGGCGGTGACGGCGAAGATCGACGGCATCGTCTTTCCCGTCAAAACCGCCTGGAACGGAGTTTATCCAAGCATGGGCGAACAGACCTTTCTTGGCTTTTATGTGGATGTTTCCCGCCTGGTGCGGGATGTGCCCCACGAAATCGAAGTCACGGTGCCCGGTTTGGCCCCCGGCCAGTTTCAGGGCCTCTATTTCGACAATGTCGAGCCGGAATATACCAGCCTCACCACCAATGCCGTGACCACCCCGGTCACGCGCACCGTTTCCGGCCGGGTCACCAGCACCACGGGGGACGGCGTGGCCGGCGCCGTGGTTTACTTCTCCGACACGACGAATGCCGCGGCACAGCCGCGGATCACCGCGACCGCCGATGCCGACGGTTTCTACCACCGCACGCTGCCAACGCCATCTTCTTGGTATGTGGCCGCCGGGGCAGCCGCTTTGAACACCTCCGCCGAGCAGTTTGTGACGGTGGATGCAATGGACGTGACGAATGTGAATTTCACTCTGGTTGCGAACTCGGTGCTGAGCGGCACGGTCGCCAGCCGCAGCGACGGGGCAGCCATCCCCGGGGCAACCGTTTATTTCTCCACCACGCCCAATGCCTCGCTCAATCCAGTCTTCACGGCGATCTCGGACGGCGCCGGCAGCTTCCACCAGCCGCTGCAAAATGGTGACTGGCACGTGGCGGCGGCGGCGCCCGGCTTTTATCCGTCGGCGGACAAGTTGGTGACCGTGGCAGGTGCCGATGTGGCTGGCGTTGCGCTGACTTTGGCGCCGGCCACGCGGAGCATTCCCCGGCCCGCAGATCTGCTCTTTGCGGGAGTCACCGATTCCTTTCCGCCCAGCGGAAACACGGGAAACTGGCCTTGCTATCAACCCTCCGGTTCGACCTTGACGGCGATGGCGACACCGCAGGTGGACGTGGTCAACGGCATCAAGTGGGAGCAAAACCTGCGGGCTGACGTGGACGGCTACGATCAGGGCGCCTACACGACCCCAATTCCTGTGAACGGCGCAACGATCGTGGTTGCGGCCATTCCTTCGCGGGTGCCCGGCTACGCAGATCCGTGGACGTCCATTGTGGATGTCATGTATGACCGGCTGGTGCTGGGCATCCATAATGGCACCGGCCGGGTCAATGTCCGGCGCAATGGCAGCCTGGACGTCAGCGCGGCAGCGATTCCGGAAGGCCAGATCACCATTCTGAGCCTGGTGTGCCAGCCGGATGGCAAATACAAGGTCTTCGCCAACGGCGCGCAGATCATGAATGTCACCACGACGAATGCCATGACGGCGTTCGTTCCCAACGTGGCCGGACCTTATGCCAGTCACATCAACGTGGGCCGCAACCAGCCGGACGCCTGGCCGACTTTCAACGGGAAGATTGGCGACGTGTTCGTTTACAAGGTGGCGTTGAGCGATGTCGAACGCCAACAGCTTGAGGCCGATCTCTACAATAAATTCATCAGCTTTTTCATCTCGGCGTCGGCCGGGGCCGGCGGCACCATTAGTCCTGCCGGGACCACTCAGGTCAGCTATCGTGGCAACCAGACATTCACCATCGCCCCGCGGCCCGGCCACGCCGTGGCTGGCGTGACCGTTGACGGCGTCAATCAGGGCGCCTTGACCGGCTTTACGTTCACCAATGTCACGGCCAACCACAGCCTCGGTGCCACATTCACCAACCTGCCGCCGCCCGGCTTGGGTTTCGCCCGCGATGGGAATGGCAATTTGGAAATAAGCTGGTCCGATGCCTACGGCGCAACACTGGAAACTTCTCCCGTGCTTGGACCCGGCGCGGTGTGGAGCCCGGTTCAAGAACCTCCGGCCCATGGCGCGGGCCGCTACACATTTACAGCCACACCGGGAGGCGAAGCCGCCTACTATCGGCTGGCCTACTGATCTGAACCGCAACCCGCATGAATACGAAGCTCATTTGTGGGAAAATATCTGAGCGTCGCATGGCCCGTCGCCTTGTGAGAAACCTCAGTCCAGGTGGGCGCCTCATGGCGCGGCGAAGGCCGCCAGCTGACCGGTTTGCGGTGGCGACCGTTGGTCCCGCCAATGTCTGGTCCGGAGCAGGGGATTGAGGCACCATTCACGGCATCGCCATGCAACTGCATCTCATTGATTACGCCATTTTTGCTGCCTTCATCGTATTGGTGGTGGCTGTCGGCATTGGTTTCAGCCGGAACGAAAAGGACAGCGAATCGTATTTCCTCGCGGGCCGCGGACTGTCCTGGTGGCTGATTGGGTTTTCCCTCATTGCCGCCAACATTTCCACCGAGCAATTCGTGGGGATGTCGGGCAGCGCGGCCGACCGGCTCGGGCTGGCGATTGCCAGCTATGAATGGCTGGCGGCCATCACCCTGGTGGTCGTGGCGTTCTTCTTTCTGCCCTATTTTTTGCGGGCCGGGATTTACACCATTCCAGAGTTTCTGGAGCGCCGTTTCAACCGGCTCACCCGGTCCATCATGGCCGTGTGCATGGTGGTGATTTACATCCTGTTGGTGGGCGCGGTGACGTATTCAGGGGCGTTGACCATGCAGACCGCCTTCGCCGGCAAGCAGCTTTTCGGCATCCTGCCCATGACGGTGACGACAGGCGCCTGGTTGATTGGTCTCATGGCGGCGGTTTACGTCGCCATCGGAGGACTCAAGGCCTGTGCCTGGGCGGATCTGGTGCAGGGCAGCGCGTTGATCATGGGGGGCGGGGTGATCATGTATTTCGCGCTGCATCAGCTTGGCGCAACGCCGCTCCATGAACTCGCTTCGCAGTCACCGTTGCCGGCCGGTTTGACGGATGCATCCAGCGGCAGCGCGAAGCTCCTCGCGTTGAATGCCGACAAGTTCCACATGGTCCTGCCGCGGACGGATCCCTTTTTGCCGTGGACGGTGCTGCTGCTGGGCCTGTGGATACCCAATTTCTACTACTGGGGTCTCAATCAATACATCATGCAGCGCACGCTCGGCTCGCAATCCCTCGCGCAAGGCCAGCGCGGCCTCGTGTTTGCCGCGTTCATGAAGCTGCTGATCCCGTTCATCATCGTGATGCCCGGGATGATCGCGTTCAATCTGTTCAGCAGCGACATGCAGGCGGCAGCCCGGCCGGGCAACGAACGCGCGCTGCAACGTTTCGCCGCCGTTCGGAGCGATCCGGACCGGGCGCAAACGATTTTTGTGGCGGACGAAGCGTGGCGGAAAAGTCACCCGGAAACCGCCGCTGAGCTGGCCGCATTCAACGCCCGTGTCAGCACGCGGGCCGCCGCCGAAGGCTTCACGCCGGAGGAGGAGAAGCTGGTGGGCTACAAATACGACACGGCGTTCGGATACCTCATCAGCCGGGTGCTGCCCGAAAATTCCGGCTGGCAGGGATTCGTGCTGGCGGCGCTGTTGGGCGCGGTGGTCAGCACGCTGGCCTCCATGCTGAATGCCGCCTCCACGATTGTGACCATGGACGTCTATCGCCTGCATTTTGATCCCGAAGCGTCGCAAACGCGGCTGGTGGGCCTGGGGCGCATCTTGGTGGGGGTGTTCATGGTGCTGGGGTGCGCGGTTGCGCCCCGGCTGGGCGACCCGCACATCGGCAACAGCATTTTTGCGCTCATCCAGGAAAGTCAGGCCTACATCTACTCGGGCATCCTGGCGGTCTTTTTGGTGGGGATGCTTGTCCGCCGTGCGCCGCCGCTGACGGGGACCGTGGGGTTGGTGCTGGGTCCGGTCTCATTCTGGGCCATCAAACAACTCGCGCCGCGCCTTTCATTTGTAAACCGCGCTTCGCTCGCGTTTGGGATCGTCATCGCGGTCATGCTGGCGATCACGGTGGTGCGTCCGCTGCCGCAGCCCGTTCAGTTGGGCACGTTCTCGCGGATTGATTTGACGCCATCCCGGGCGGCCAAGTGGTTCGGCGCGCTGGTGGTCGTGCTGACGGTCATCCTTTATCTCGTGTTTTGGTGAAACTCCGCAAAGCCTATGGAAACGCTTACTAAAAGGGCTCCGAGCAATGGAGCGGTTGCCGGCTCCTCCGTTCCCGGCAAATCAACCGGACTGCCCCGTCAGGGCGTTACAACGGCGCTTCTGGCAGACATGATGCCGCCGCTGCCAACACCGCGGCCGACGCGCGTCCTGGTGCTGGGGTGTGGCGTCAAGATGCACTTTCCTTGGGCGCGGGCCTGCCGGCTTTACGACGCGGCGGTGCGCCAGGTGACCGGCAGCCTGCCATCCGGGTGCTTCGATGTGCAGCGCGCTCCCGAGCCGTTTGAGGATCCGCGGGCCATGCTCGCGTTCTTGGATTCGCAGCTGACCGAAGGCATCGATGGGATCGTGTTTTTTCATGCGGCCTATACGGCGGGGGAGATTGGTTCTCAGTTCGGACGCTGGTGGCTGGACCATCCGGTGCCGGTGTTGAGCTGGTCGGTTCCGGACGCGGCCGCCGAACGTTTGGAAAGCAACAGCCTCTGCTGCCAGAATTTTTTGCTGAACATGTGGCGTCGGCTGGGCGTGAAATATGCCTGGCTGCACGCTGCAGTTGGGGATTCGCCCGGGCCGGTGCTGGCCCGGTTTGGCCGGACGGCGCGCGCCCGCGCCCGCTTCAAGCACGGTCGGGCCCTGCACATTGGCGGCTCCCGCGTGCCGGCCTTTTACGATGGCGAGGTTGATGAGCTGGCGGTGATGCGGCGCTTCGGATTGCGTTTTGACCGGATTGACCTTGAGGCGGCTTTTCAACATGCCCGCAAGTTTTCCGAGGCCGATCTGCGCCGGCTCCGGGATGCCATTGTCAACTCGCCGCAGTGTGCGCGGAATGACGTGCCGGACGGACAGATCTTTCAAACGTTGCGTCTCGGCCTGGCGGCGCTGGACCTGGCCGCACACGGCGGCTATCTCGGCTGCACGATCAAGAGCTGGCCGGAACTCTTCAATTGCTATGGCTGCGCGACGGACGGAGCCGTTTCGATGCTCAATGACCTGGGGCTTTGCACGGCGGAGGAGGGCGAGATGAACGGTTTGTTGTCCTCGCTTGCCCTGCAACTTGTGAGTGAGGGCGGCGCGGTGCCGACCATGATGGATTTGTCCGCGCTCAAGGCGGAGGCCAACCGCCTGGGCATCTGGCATTGTGGCGCGAGCCCCACCCGCTGGCTGAAGCGGGGCACCCAGTATGAGGCGCGCAAGCATTCCATTCTCGAAAATGCCGATCCGGCGGATGCCGTGGGGTTGATGCTCGAGTTCTTGCTGGAGCTCGGCCCGGCCACGGTCCTGCGTTACCAGTCGCCGGATGCGGCCAGCGCCTTTGCCTTTGAAGGGGACCTGGTGGACACGCCGCTGCCATTCCGCGGGGTTTATGGCGAACTGCATCCCCGGCCTCCGCACACCGCCGCGCAGATCATCGGGACGATCTTGAGCCGCGGGTTGGATCATCATTGGAGTCTCGGCTACGGCCACTGGCAAGCCGACCTGACCATGTTGCACCATTGGCTGGGCATTGCCGAACTGCCTGTGCAGGCGGCGGACAGCGCCCACGGGTTGAGTTGGAGCTGATGCGCGCAACCTCACCCAAAGCGGAAGTGCTCGTCACGGGCTTGAACTTGGTGGACGTGCTCGTGCGGCTGCCCGAGCACGTCCAATCCGGTGAAAAGCATGAGGTCGCGGATTTGGTGCTGCAAGGGGGGGCTCCGGCGGGCAACGCGGCCAGCTTGCTCGCATCCTTTGGCTGGCGCACGGGCTTCATTGCCCGGATGGGCGAAAACGCCCTGAGCTGCGTGGCGCGCCAGGAATTTCTCCGGCACGGTGGTTTGGCGGATTACTTCATCCCGGATGCGGATGCGGTGCCGGGAATGGCGTTGGTCGAGATCCATCCGTCTTCGGGTGAGCGGACGGTTTTCTATTCGCTCCGGGGTTACCGCTCGTTGAAGGCCGCGGACATTCCCGTGGCGGATGTCAAGCAGGCCAGGCTGGTTCTGGTGGATGGCTATGAAACGGCCGCCGCACAAACCATGCTGGAAGCTGCGCGGGACGCGGGTTGTTACGCCGTGCTGGATGTCGAAGCCGGCGATCCGGCCGTGCTCCGCCGGCTGATCGAACTGGGCACCGACATTATTTTGCCGCTCGGCGCGGCGCAACGGCTGAGTAACACCCGCGAACCCGCGGCCGTCTTGCGCAAGCTGGCCGCCTGGACTCGCGGGCAGTTGCTGGTGACCGACGGCCGGAACGGGAGTTGGGCCCTCGCCGCGGACGACGTCCTCCATCAACCAGCTTTTCCGGTCCGGGCCGTGGACACGACCGGTTGTGGGGATGCTTACCATGCCGCCTATGCCTCGGCGTTGCTCGATGGCTTGCCCTTGGAGCAGCGCATGGAATTCGCCTCGTGGGTGGCCGCCCATGTGGCACTCGCCATCGGCGGGCGCGCCAATCTGCCCACGCGACAATCCATCCGCGAGAGCGATCTCGGCCGGTTGTCACCGGCGTTGCGCGCACACCTGTTGAAGACCTCATGAAAGCCAGACTCGAACGCAAACTCCAACGAATCCGGGAAAACCCCGCCGGCCGTGAATTCATCCTGGCGGATGCCAAG is part of the Verrucomicrobiia bacterium genome and encodes:
- a CDS encoding carboxypeptidase regulatory-like domain-containing protein, with translation MMKRMFLSRCAAWLVAGLALVLSLSTWANTILNNGVVAAEFDARGLVSLEDAALGRTWHFTNDNCSVTIDGVPINTSLIVPAVSAGSNSVTFLFVAGNYQVRVIYELQAGWRFVSRQIQVAPGLPGTFRVNAVTAMSAKVLDAGATVYKPSHATGAAFLRFASTGPDDPGTGLMLALQNDFLNWSFSSGAFTLSYSPDMDWSDSYGPFCGDRVCLGPYQMIGRRYPAGQVAEWQWQATEPAANGMDWSEIEAFQNCVRAFLLFHPTKATRVNIGWCENDYQIDTGTAAGRAEYKRIMDMCAQLGIDNLLYTPANDPVAPLSQNTDAWGWENVLWWNMGQQIRKGTWLCATSTLPSSVQEMVDYAGSKGLKLLAYAYPSLGFKQMPEWTAWCGGNTGGYVGVDTGVRSFQDWFDQQLLDFHTHQGASGYSFDHWWIAYDSQSGQPPVSSKYAQWNGCRRILENLRRGAPDIIIDGRQQYQSFGVWTWLAGNYPHPTSTDEQPESFKAFPDLHTDRVSADRQRYTAWWYRMVNLAPPEITPGFITHQTQRYTSTGGALRTDFRTRDWDVLGWKFSLFSTIGTAPFNLVMNMIPAKDPDEFAALSATDKQFCKDWFDWVDAHLEYLRAIRPILSQPMIGRVDGTAAILDDNGFVFLFNPNYRQLPATFALDQTIGLKRGAKFILKELEPQAGRLIGKPNAGVWSYGDVVSLPVSGTTAMVLEIDPAPTNLPVTLFNVTGAATLDGANVVVQNAAAEVGTSQEVAVAVPAGAQVDALTVNGLTVPFSRAGDVVTGSVQFGGVPFAKCQAVGTYNPSFTGGTVTGTCVIPGRVFDQLAARRAAWPVPYTEDDLLATWLGSDRLLLNIHIANPSSTMAVTAKIDGIVFPVKTAWNGVYPSMGEQTFLGFYVDVSRLVRDVPHEIEVTVPGLAPGQFQGLYFDNVEPEYTSLTTNAVTTPVTRTVSGRVTSTTGDGVAGAVVYFSDTTNAAAQPRITATADADGFYHRTLPTPSSWYVAAGAAALNTSAEQFVTVDAMDVTNVNFTLVANSVLSGTVASRSDGAAIPGATVYFSTTPNASLNPVFTAISDGAGSFHQPLQNGDWHVAAAAPGFYPSADKLVTVAGADVAGVALTLAPATRSIPRPADLLFAGVTDSFPPSGNTGNWPCYQPSGSTLTAMATPQVDVVNGIKWEQNLRADVDGYDQGAYTTPIPVNGATIVVAAIPSRVPGYADPWTSIVDVMYDRLVLGIHNGTGRVNVRRNGSLDVSAAAIPEGQITILSLVCQPDGKYKVFANGAQIMNVTTTNAMTAFVPNVAGPYASHINVGRNQPDAWPTFNGKIGDVFVYKVALSDVERQQLEADLYNKFISFFISASAGAGGTISPAGTTQVSYRGNQTFTIAPRPGHAVAGVTVDGVNQGALTGFTFTNVTANHSLGATFTNLPPPGLGFARDGNGNLEISWSDAYGATLETSPVLGPGAVWSPVQEPPAHGAGRYTFTATPGGEAAYYRLAY
- a CDS encoding sodium/solute symporter (Members of the Solute:Sodium Symporter (SSS), TC 2.A.21 as described in tcdb.org, catalyze solute:Na+ symport. Known solutes for members of the family include sugars, amino acids, nucleosides, inositols, vitamins, urea or anions, depending on the system.), which encodes MQLHLIDYAIFAAFIVLVVAVGIGFSRNEKDSESYFLAGRGLSWWLIGFSLIAANISTEQFVGMSGSAADRLGLAIASYEWLAAITLVVVAFFFLPYFLRAGIYTIPEFLERRFNRLTRSIMAVCMVVIYILLVGAVTYSGALTMQTAFAGKQLFGILPMTVTTGAWLIGLMAAVYVAIGGLKACAWADLVQGSALIMGGGVIMYFALHQLGATPLHELASQSPLPAGLTDASSGSAKLLALNADKFHMVLPRTDPFLPWTVLLLGLWIPNFYYWGLNQYIMQRTLGSQSLAQGQRGLVFAAFMKLLIPFIIVMPGMIAFNLFSSDMQAAARPGNERALQRFAAVRSDPDRAQTIFVADEAWRKSHPETAAELAAFNARVSTRAAAEGFTPEEEKLVGYKYDTAFGYLISRVLPENSGWQGFVLAALLGAVVSTLASMLNAASTIVTMDVYRLHFDPEASQTRLVGLGRILVGVFMVLGCAVAPRLGDPHIGNSIFALIQESQAYIYSGILAVFLVGMLVRRAPPLTGTVGLVLGPVSFWAIKQLAPRLSFVNRASLAFGIVIAVMLAITVVRPLPQPVQLGTFSRIDLTPSRAAKWFGALVVVLTVILYLVFW
- a CDS encoding fucose isomerase, with product MMPPLPTPRPTRVLVLGCGVKMHFPWARACRLYDAAVRQVTGSLPSGCFDVQRAPEPFEDPRAMLAFLDSQLTEGIDGIVFFHAAYTAGEIGSQFGRWWLDHPVPVLSWSVPDAAAERLESNSLCCQNFLLNMWRRLGVKYAWLHAAVGDSPGPVLARFGRTARARARFKHGRALHIGGSRVPAFYDGEVDELAVMRRFGLRFDRIDLEAAFQHARKFSEADLRRLRDAIVNSPQCARNDVPDGQIFQTLRLGLAALDLAAHGGYLGCTIKSWPELFNCYGCATDGAVSMLNDLGLCTAEEGEMNGLLSSLALQLVSEGGAVPTMMDLSALKAEANRLGIWHCGASPTRWLKRGTQYEARKHSILENADPADAVGLMLEFLLELGPATVLRYQSPDAASAFAFEGDLVDTPLPFRGVYGELHPRPPHTAAQIIGTILSRGLDHHWSLGYGHWQADLTMLHHWLGIAELPVQAADSAHGLSWS